In one Lolium rigidum isolate FL_2022 chromosome 3, APGP_CSIRO_Lrig_0.1, whole genome shotgun sequence genomic region, the following are encoded:
- the LOC124695314 gene encoding transcription factor BHLH6-like isoform X2, protein MGDNMHEHYLDGEERSMLFGVWHDGSSSRVSSGYHDSSSPDAWYSSPMASAVAASSRKVAVPAGSFRGRRLNDKLYAIRSVVPNITKMDKASIVKDAIEYVRQLQEQERQLLAEMSILESAAPATHGQVLATAERGAQAVVLPVSCAQHAMPPMKKMRSFMSSSTAATPASNMVTTSRRIEALEVKVTGVGDKVLLVSVACRHRKEAIAKVCLAFDGLRLDIISSNVTSTSGTLKYTALVQKGEIRQSEMKEVIETAIAQVDAMSY, encoded by the exons ATGGGTGATAACATGCACGAGCACTACCTGGATGGAGAAGAGCGTAG CATGCTGTTCGGCGTGTGGCacgacggcagcagcagcagggtgTCCAGCGGCTACCACGACTCAAGCTCCCCGGATGCCTGGTACAGCTCCCCCATGGCATCGGCGGTGGCGGCTAGCAGCAGGAAAGTCGCCGTCCCGGCGGGCAGTTTCCGCGGCCGGAGGCTCAACGACAAGCTCTACGCCATCAGGAGCGTCGTCCCAAACATCACAAAG ATGGACAAGGCGTCAATTGTCAAGGACGCCATCGAGTACGTACGGCAGCTGCAGGAGCAGGAACGACAGCTTCTCGCCGAGATGTCCATCCTCGAGTCAGCGGCGCCGGCGACGCACGGGCAGGTGCTTGCTACAGCAGAGCGCGGCGCCCAAGCTGTCGTCTTACCGGTTAGTTGCGCCCAACATGCCATGCCGCCGATGAAGAAAATGAGGAGCTTCATGTCATCCTCGACCGCCGCGACCCCGGCCTCCAACATGGTCACCACCTCGCGCCGGATCGAGGCTCTGGAG GTGAAGGTGACGGGCGTTGGTGATAAGGTGTTGCTGGTGAGTGTCGCGTGCCGCCACCGAAAGGAGGCCATAGCCAAGGTGTGCCTCGCGTTCGACGGCCTCCGCCTTGACATCATCTCATCCAACGTCACATCAACATCCGGGACACTCAAGTACACCGCACTCGTGCAG AAAGGGGAGATACGCCAAAGCGAAATGAAGGAAGTGATTGAGACTGCAATCGCCCAGGTTGATGCTATGAGTTACTAA
- the LOC124695314 gene encoding transcription factor BHLH6-like isoform X1, whose amino-acid sequence MGDNMHEHYLDGEERSMLFGVWHDGSSSRVSSGYHDSSSPDAWYSSPMASAVAASSRKVAVPAGSFRGRRLNDKLYAIRSVVPNITKTQMDKASIVKDAIEYVRQLQEQERQLLAEMSILESAAPATHGQVLATAERGAQAVVLPVSCAQHAMPPMKKMRSFMSSSTAATPASNMVTTSRRIEALEVKVTGVGDKVLLVSVACRHRKEAIAKVCLAFDGLRLDIISSNVTSTSGTLKYTALVQKGEIRQSEMKEVIETAIAQVDAMSY is encoded by the exons ATGGGTGATAACATGCACGAGCACTACCTGGATGGAGAAGAGCGTAG CATGCTGTTCGGCGTGTGGCacgacggcagcagcagcagggtgTCCAGCGGCTACCACGACTCAAGCTCCCCGGATGCCTGGTACAGCTCCCCCATGGCATCGGCGGTGGCGGCTAGCAGCAGGAAAGTCGCCGTCCCGGCGGGCAGTTTCCGCGGCCGGAGGCTCAACGACAAGCTCTACGCCATCAGGAGCGTCGTCCCAAACATCACAAAG ACGCAGATGGACAAGGCGTCAATTGTCAAGGACGCCATCGAGTACGTACGGCAGCTGCAGGAGCAGGAACGACAGCTTCTCGCCGAGATGTCCATCCTCGAGTCAGCGGCGCCGGCGACGCACGGGCAGGTGCTTGCTACAGCAGAGCGCGGCGCCCAAGCTGTCGTCTTACCGGTTAGTTGCGCCCAACATGCCATGCCGCCGATGAAGAAAATGAGGAGCTTCATGTCATCCTCGACCGCCGCGACCCCGGCCTCCAACATGGTCACCACCTCGCGCCGGATCGAGGCTCTGGAG GTGAAGGTGACGGGCGTTGGTGATAAGGTGTTGCTGGTGAGTGTCGCGTGCCGCCACCGAAAGGAGGCCATAGCCAAGGTGTGCCTCGCGTTCGACGGCCTCCGCCTTGACATCATCTCATCCAACGTCACATCAACATCCGGGACACTCAAGTACACCGCACTCGTGCAG AAAGGGGAGATACGCCAAAGCGAAATGAAGGAAGTGATTGAGACTGCAATCGCCCAGGTTGATGCTATGAGTTACTAA
- the LOC124694560 gene encoding uncharacterized protein LOC124694560, with product MTAAKDKIRQAFPQQNKQGLLKMVMTIIDKRWETQMDHPLYGDALFLNPGKYFSIKESGDDELVGELRSCFNDVLAKMVADVPTRNKIDAQVVLYEDKRQGFSNVMAIENMGKRNPLDWWSSYGGRAIDLQRFAKRIVSLCASSSGCERNWSAFEFIHTKKRNRLQHRILNDNVFVSYNRKNMDRFQKRREKIGDKSYDPLIIDDFDWGNEWVDPTMPPPQGARGCPDDISWELVDEAVGASSSLQGRNFPRGASATMGRGPSNANIQYQRQRKRPAPTPSYESDDQEDDQVQRSSEPNGEDDDSDYVEDDVDVTDDDEDPTSADQDDENQNATMDDFDDHF from the exons ATGACGGCTGCAAAGGATAAGATAagacaagcttttcctcaacaaaaCAAGCAAGGTTTGCTCAAGATGGTCATGACCATTATTGACAAACGTTGGGAGACTCAAATGGATCATCCATTGTATGGGGATGCTTTGTTTTTGAACCCTGGAAAATACTTCTCTATTAAAGAGAGTGGTGATGATGAACTTGTTGGTGAGCTAAGAAGTTGTTTCAATGATGTCCTTGCAAAAATGGTAGCTGATGTGCCCACTCGAAACAAGATTGATGCACAAGTCGTTCTCTATGAGGACAAGCGACAAGGTTTTTCTAATGTGATGGCCATCGAAAACATGGGCAAAAGAAACCCTC TTGATTGGTGGAGTTCATATGGTGGTCGAGCCATTGACCTACAAAGGTTTGCAAAGAGGATTGTTAGTCTTTGTGCATCATCATCCGGTTGTGAGAGGAATTGGAGTGCATTTGAATTT ATCCATACCAAGAAAAGGAATCGGTTACAACACCGAATCTTGAATGACAATGTTTTTGTTTCATACAACCGGAAGAACATGGATAGGTTTCAAAAGAGGCGTGAGAAGATTGGTGACAAAAGCTATGACCCTCTAATCATTGATGATTTTGATTGGGGCAATGAGTGGGTTGACCCAACAATGCCTCCACCCCAAGGTGCTAGAGGGTGTCCCGATGACATTTCATGGGAGCTTGTTGATGAGGCTGTTGGTGCAAGTTCATCGCTGCAAGGCCGCAATTTTCCTAGAGGTGCAAGTGCAACCATGGGAAGGGGTCCCTCAAATGCCAACATCCAGTACCAAAGGCAGCGCAAAAGGCCTGCTCCAACACCATCATATGAGTCAGATGATCAAGAAGATGACCAGGTACAACGCTCAAGTGAGCCCAATGGAGAGGATGATGATTCCGACTATGTTGAAGATGATGTGGATGTgaccgatgatgatgaagacccaACTAGTGCTGACCAAGATGATGAGAACCAAAATGCTACCATGGATGACTTCGATGATCACTTTTGA